gcccgagtcttatatttgttaacaaatatatTGTAAAGTAGGCCTATTGAATTACagtttctttgacaaaatgacttgTGGCAAACAATGTAAattgattcaatgtgttcataaataatattttcaacagaagaaagcaacatttgattgaaacttttaccaaaatacatatgtaaacaataacaaagcacgagctttgtttacaaaataaaggaTTTCAAACTCTATATCTTGCTTATACAGTTATAACTCAATatctgactttcaaattttgacaaaacattcaaaatacacaTGCTAACCATTATAAACATTACACatagaaaatcaaaatttaagctcaaatcgtgtctatgTCCGGATCCCTTTAACAGGGATGAATACGACCCTCCAAAAACCCGAAGATTTTCGGAAGTGCCTGAGTTATAGTACAGATAAAATACAGTTGCAAAGGCATAGAGCATTCTTCTCACATGTGAAAAGCCTGAAAATGTATTTGTTGTTCATCAGAAGATAATCAGCCGACAGTGGCGTGGGAAGCAATTATTGAACTGAGTGGAGGTTGGAGGCCAGACTtctcaaaaatcttgacaagcaaaaaaggggggaggggaAGTTGGTTATGGTTATATGTCTTACTTGCCAAAAAAAGCCGAAGCTTTATAACCATCTATAACTTAAAATTAAGTCTTTACATCAGCATGATCaatgaaacatttttgaaaagttttaacaaatatttttacatgcatGCTGTTTCCACATTTACATTAGATCTATAGatctaacaaaaataaatataacaacatggattaaaaaaaaaaggaaatattttccGGAAACGAAGTAGTTGTGccagaaaattttaatttttaaaaattattgaacaatatattgttttcttttcctGTAAAAAGCATTCAATATTAATTctgtattatttcatttattgaaCGAATTTGTGGAATATTCAACATGTTCAACATTAACATGTATTAAGGAGAAATATTCAGTCCGATAGACCGGAAACGAGTACCTCGCACATGCAACTTCCTGTTTTTTGATCGTACTGTGTATCCAGCTTTGGAAgtagcttttaaaaaaagaaagatggaAACTAAAACTTTAGATATACCTAAAGCTGAGGTAACagcttatttatttacatatatatgacaCATAATAAATGCCTTTAATTCAAGCTGCTTGGGAAGTTTTATTCATGAATTGCAAAGGAGCAAATTTGCATGTTTTGGGAACATGATTTTTAGTGTGAAATAAAAACTTCGGGACCAAATGTGAAGCTGGTTTTTAATATCCTTTCTGAAATAATATCCAAAAAActttacataacattttttttaatttaaagcacAGCAGTGTCCAAGCTAGATGTATAAAACTAATGTTTCTAAACTTTCTTTCTGTAGTCTgccccaagatatttatgcagcacattttcttaaattattctttatttaaaaatatctttggaCCTAAAGAATGTTCATTCATTAGTAAGAAAAAATACGAAGATTTTCCCATTGAAACACCTCCTCTCGCTTGTtcggtttcaatacacggcttaTGCAGGTCGGGAACAATTCCTCCTTGCATTTACCGGAATGTTTTGATTACTTCAAAGAGGGATGATCTTTTTAGCGAGACTGTCTCACTATAGAGGAATTGTTCCCAACCTGTTGAAATAAAAGGTCTATGAGGATATTGCACCGCAAAAGAGATGAAAGTACTCggatgataacattgaaaaattttgcAAAGTATTCTGAGTGACtttaaatggagaaaagatataaacatttcacattatgAATCTCCTTCAGGAATccgttttcgttcctgtgactttttccaaatgaaaaatgataacgTGTCAATGACACATATCTTGGGTATTTTtactttcattgatttcaattgcactttttcacaagtatgtgtatttttattaaaaatcgtccaaatgtgctgcctaaatatcttgggacagactatagtttaTAGGTAAGGCCTGGTTAATggtgtttacattattttcttgATAATTTGCTTTTCCAGCTGGCAAAGGCAGTGGATGGTCTACAGAAGTTGCTTAAGGTTTCTAATGCAAAATCGGACATACTtcaagaaagagaaaaaatccACTTACAAGTCAGCATgaagaaaatttcaaatctaCCAGAGCAAATCATTAAAGTGTAAGAACAcatattgaaaaacaataaacatattttaaaattacaattttaatcaTCTACATACGACAAAGCAAGTAATGAATCAATCATGATCATGACTTTTTTATTTCCTCAGAAATTTACCCCATGGCCTTTATACTGCGGATACTGATGTCTGTCTTTTCGTCAAAGACCTGGACAAGAAGAGTAGAGAGTTTGAAGTGTCAGAGGAACATTTTTCCGACATGCTGGTGGAAAAGGGGGTCAATTGTGTCAGAAAGGTGATTACTAGTACTGAAGTCTATATTTCAGGTGTGTGACTGTCAGTCATATCAACTCTCAGTACCACTGTGATAAGGTCTGTAAAGAGATGGATATATGTCAATTGGCTAAAAGGACTGTCAGTAAAAAAAGTGAGATCTCAGTGGTTAGAACCTTGACAAGTTGACATGGGAAATCTTGGTTTCAAGACCCTGTGGGGTTTGACTCTTTATCCCCTGGTACACATGCAAAAATTGGTAGTTCTTTAAAAGATATGTCTGATGTTGATGaaatttgtacattgtattcCATTCAGatttaatactctttattttattgttgtaTGTGGATTTcaagatataaaaatatatttataattcaaatgaaaacatttcaattATTTCAGGTGATTCCGTTAAAGGCATTGAAACTGGAATACAAGCCTTTTGAGGCTAAACGGAACCTCTCCAATGAGTTTGATTTGTTCCTCGCAGATTCTCGCATTATAAGACTTTTACCCTCTCTACTTGGAAAAAGTTTTTATGGAAGGAAAAGGTGTGTATAAGTGAATGCCACTACATTCATTATAAATCCATGGTATGCTTGTTTCATTAGGGTCTCAAGGTACTGTTTTCAAATGTGGAAATGAATTGTCCAAATGAATTAGAAGTATGTACATAATTGAAAAGAGGGTTTTCTTTGAACTTTTGTGAGGAAACATATTCTTATGTAAACTCACAGCTTTGGTATTTCCCGGTAAACCCTGGTAAAACAAGACAAGtttcttatttattataaagaCTACTGTATACAGTCTTCTAATGACCTGTATGTGTAGGTATACTGTTGTGTGAACTTTGTGaatgaagttttatttttacatatgcATGAGAGACAtgcagtcaatttttttttaaatatgcacaCTTGATATAGGATATTTTATTTGATCTTTTAGAAACCCCATTCAAGTGGATTTAGAGGCTAAAGATTTGAAAGAAGAGATATCTAAGGCAGTGAACAACACCAGATGTATCCTGAAAAACAGAGGATCATCATGGTAGAGACCTCCTCTTTTTATGATTACTTTTATGTGATTACTATATACTCTAATATGGATGATGTAAGTGGTATTGTGATAAGCATATCGGCATTCATGTatttaaacagatttttttaacatcatttaCTGTGGTATAACTTCAGTTTGGTGACGGTGGGCTACTCAGATATGACACGTGACCAGATTGTAGAAAATGTGCTTAAGACTGTTGAGCAGCTCTCCCAGAAATTCCCAGGCGGGTCAAACAACATCAGAAGTCTCCACATCAAAACCACCAGCTCAGCCTCCATTCCATTCTTTGTGTCTCTAGGTAAGATTTGTTCTAGAAAACAGGGATGTATAATGAGTTACAGGATAATGTTTGCATCTTGTCAGTAATTATTAACTCACAATGAAGGTGGATATGATATAGTCATGTGCTTGTGAGTCATGTGCTTGTGAGTGGGGAAAGTGGATGggtacattttgaaaataatgagtGGAAATATTGAGCTGTTGGCAGAATTTGAAAGCAAGAATGTTAATACTggttatttttaatgaatttattgtaGATAGTGGAGATACAGTGGTATTTCCTGAAAGAAAGAAGGAGAAAAACAAACCAGTCATAGGGGAAATCACCACAGTCATGGATAAAAAGGTCAGGGTTACAATGGACGGAAAGGTCAAATTGGTAAAAGGGGGTGAAGGTGACAAGCCAaaaaagaacagaaaaagaaagaacCCAAAAGCTaatgataaagaaaataaaaaggaGGAAAGCACTGTTGGGGTAGAAGCAGTTGAGGTCAAGATAGAATATGATTCCCAAGGAGAAGTTGATGAAGAACCAGCACAAAAGAAGGTCAAGAAAACTCCCAAAAAGAACTCTGCTGTCACCCCTAAAGCCGTTGAAAAGAAAACTCCGAAAAAATCTCCAAAGGTTGTAGAAGCACAGAAAAAAGCAACGCCAGTTAGCAAGACACCAAATGTAAAAGAAATTGCTAAAACtgttgaaaaagaaaatcagaaATCAGGTAAAAAGAAACAGGTTGTGAACAGTACACCAAAAGTCAAAACTCCGAAAACACCAAAAGGAAAAACACCGAAAACACCTAAAGGACAGAGCGCAAAAAAAGATTTAGTTAGTGATATACTGGTAAAACAAGAGGACTCTAATGTAGAACTGGATGTGCAAACACCAGTCAATGTCAAAAAGTCAAAAGCAAAAACTCCTAAAAGTGCAGCACTAACAAAAACTCCAAAAAGTGCATTAAAAGAGAATGCACAAGGAAAAACACCCAAAAGTGCAGTGAAAGAAAAGGGACAAGGGAAAACACCGAAGAGTGCGACCATGGAGAAAGCGGCCAAGAAACTGAAGGAAATAACTCCCCCGACGGTCAAAAGGCTGCAGTCTAAAGCCCGTGTGTTAACCCCAGATACGCCCTCtgggaaaaagaagaaaaactgAACTTTGGGCAGATAACTCTTGTTGCTcagaataccggtatattggGACACGTTTTGAATaacagttatctctcttttgcTTACCGGTACTTCTTCATGGGTACTTGTGACAAAtgaatacattgtatcataatGCAATTGTTTTGTTCTTATGtcgaagaaaataaaatgtgagAATAATCAATTCTTACTCTCTGTAGAAATTAAAGTAAGAGTCTTTTGACATGTCTCTTctacagaaaaacaaataatataaaacaaaaaccgTATCAGGTATTGAACACCTCCTTATTGTGattaattttcttcaaataaaacattgaaaattaacTATTACTTTATATTATTCTTTCAAGATTTACGTGTCAAGCAGCGTAGCGCAATAGGTTTCAGCAACACCATACTGATCAGCGAGTCAAGAGTTAGAAACCTGCTGGTCATGGgcttttacatatatacatctattttgaaaatgatataattttatcaatattgatATCTGAAGGTGTATCATACCacctttattttattaatttcttatgGTCAGATTGTGAAAGAACCAGTCTCATGAGCAGTTAAAATTCAcccaaagagaaaaaaaaatggaatgacATACTTTTTGCCCCCAGTTTCTTTATCCATGttcaatttatattatttaaaagaatccCCTTGAAATGGCGTAAAACTTTAAGTTATAAAACTTGGTATATTGCGGTTTTGTCAGGTTTATGGAAGATGAAATTATTTATGCGATTTATTAGAATGCAGTCAAACTTTAAAAAGACGGCTTTACATTATCAGTTTTATTAACGAGAATAAAAAGATCACATAAAAACTCTAATTGGACTTGATGTCAAGATGTATTGGCATGGATTGGGACGATTTCTGAAGCTTTGATAGTAATCTAATATGTAGGCATCAGGTTGCGGTGTGTTTAAATAGAAAGGTTATACACCCAGCGTATTTGTGGCGGACTTATTCAATATGATAAACAGTAGCAGAAATTGGGCCTCAATTTATTCATCCCGTAAAACTGCGATCAAAACAAGGCTTGTTTGTCTGGGATTTGATATGTCATGGTCCGCCATGCAATGTCAGTTTTTAAACAGACTAGATTCATATATCTACAATTAATAAGTTACGCcagaattattaattttttttgctggTGACATATCTTGAtgcatatgatatttttaaagcttCTACGCGTGTATACACTTCTACAAGCGTTTCTTTGTTCTCTTGTCCAAAAATCAATCGCAGAAAACTGGTCAGAATATTTTGGTATTAACCGATTAACTGAAGTTCTTTCTTATCTCAGAAGAAAGCTACAATTAACTGTTCCTTTTATCTGTAGACAATGGATATTAGGTGTTTGAATTTTGCATAAAACGAAAGTTCTCCAGTTTCATCACTGTAAAATATCGATCATGAAAGTGACTTTTTTATCGTTAACTTTGTACACTGAGTAGTTTGAAGGCCAGTAAAACGACAAACTAATGTGAAATGACAACGAAACATGTCTTAGTAAAACAAAGGCTATATTTCCTTGTTATCTGAACACAACTGTCACTATGTATCTAAGAAACCAGAGAATTAGGTTAATACGGAAATAAAaaggaagaagaaaaaaaccgtTATGATATgactgtatttaatttttatgtcaAAAAGGTTGTAATATATGTTGTTCATTGGTCAAGTATGACGGCTTGTTTGGAATCATCTAACAGTTGTAACGTTTCTGACAAATATGTGACCGCGTAGTTTTTACGGTGCTAGGAAATTCTTCTGGAGCTGTATATCCGCCGTGTGCAGTACGGacggggtgagggaatgttggcgtaaagggtaTAAAGTATAAGGTtgaggcgcgctgtgggccgtaaggtaaaaacgaagggtaggtttgccgtattcccgaaggtccaccagtatacagttccagagaaataaaccaaGTGATGAAGGATTCCGTATTTATTGGCCGAgattcaacgatggcaacattaaaacattttaacagacagacattttacaaacaagtcggatatggccagtagtggcctccggactcaagactctgggtgagtcggacgtggccgaggctggccgccgtattccagactgccgattgacaattgtacataattatttataagaatctgaacaataagtataaattgacaggtgatgacttaagtaagctgagtgaaaggttcacagatataaaataattaaataaactcaatgagtctttgatgtccaagacatgtaaaactgataattgcacattgttgttttaagagattaacagtccttgagacgtGGCACCtggtctctttgaaatcacattaCGAGTCCGCAAAGTGTCAATCACAAAATAAACTTGTAACTTagtaagaaataaattgtgagaaaatattacgaaacagatgttgaattttaaaagtaaagtccaaaataaagttataattaattaaacagtgaattttgcacggtgatagTTTCCCACCGCTCCGGGGAAAACACGTCCTCGTGTTTTGAATGGAATGTCACATTTTTCTCTGTTCTTTGATTTTCTTACACCGGTGACGGACGTTTGAGGTCAGCTGAAGTTTCTACAGTTGACCGTTGTTTCCTGGTGATAAACAGAGAAAACTGTCTGCATAGTTCATGGCGGCTGGAACTT
This portion of the Magallana gigas chromosome 7, xbMagGiga1.1, whole genome shotgun sequence genome encodes:
- the LOC105347052 gene encoding ribosomal L1 domain-containing protein 1 — protein: METKTLDIPKAELAKAVDGLQKLLKVSNAKSDILQEREKIHLQVSMKKISNLPEQIIKVNLPHGLYTADTDVCLFVKDLDKKSREFEVSEEHFSDMLVEKGVNCVRKVIPLKALKLEYKPFEAKRNLSNEFDLFLADSRIIRLLPSLLGKSFYGRKRNPIQVDLEAKDLKEEISKAVNNTRCILKNRGSSCLVTVGYSDMTRDQIVENVLKTVEQLSQKFPGGSNNIRSLHIKTTSSASIPFFVSLDSGDTVVFPERKKEKNKPVIGEITTVMDKKVRVTMDGKVKLVKGGEGDKPKKNRKRKNPKANDKENKKEESTVGVEAVEVKIEYDSQGEVDEEPAQKKVKKTPKKNSAVTPKAVEKKTPKKSPKVVEAQKKATPVSKTPNVKEIAKTVEKENQKSGKKKQVVNSTPKVKTPKTPKGKTPKTPKGQSAKKDLVSDILVKQEDSNVELDVQTPVNVKKSKAKTPKSAALTKTPKSALKENAQGKTPKSAVKEKGQGKTPKSATMEKAAKKLKEITPPTVKRLQSKARVLTPDTPSGKKKKN